The Planctomycetota bacterium genome segment ACGGCACCTACGGCCTGGCCGCGGTGTGCGGCGACGAGCCGGACACGCTGGTCGTCGCGCGCAAGGGCTCGCCGCTGATCATCGGCGTTGGCACGGACGAGTACGTCGTCGCCAGCGACGCCGCTGCCATCGTCGAACACACGTCGCAGGTCATCTACCTCAACGACAACGAAATGGCGCTGCTCAAGCCGGGCAGCTTCAAGACGTTCACGATCGACGACGTCCCGATCAGTCCGGTCATCGAACAGCTCGAAACGAGCATCACCGAGTACGAACTCGGCGAGTACCCGCACTACATGCTCAAGGAGATCTTCGAGCAGCCGGAAAGCGTGCGCAACTGCCTGCGCGGCCGACTCGACGAACGCGAAGGCCGGATCATCCTCGGCGGCCTGGCGAGCCACGCCCGGCAGATGGCCCGGGCTAAGCGGTTCATCCTCACCGGGCAGGGCACCGCGTGGCACGCCGGACTCGTCGGCGACTACCTCATGGAAGACCTGGCCAAGGTCGTCACCGAGTGCACCTACGCCAGCGAGTTCCGCTATCGCAACCCGCTCGTCGAGGACGACACCGTCGTCGTCGCCATCAGCCAGTCCGGCGAGACGGCCGACACGCTCAGCGCGCTGCGTGAGGCGCAGGTCAAAGGCGCGACAGCGATGGGCATCGTCAACGCCGTCGGCAGCACCATCGCCCGCGAGACCGACTGCGGCGTCTACCTCCACGCCGGTCCCGAGATCGGCGTCGCCAGCACCAAGGCCTTCACGACGCAGTGTGCCGTGCTGACGATGATGAGCCTCTTCCTCGGCCGGCGTCGGTTCATGGGGCAGGACGAGTGTGCGTCGCTCATCAAAGACCTGAACAAGATTCCGGATCAGATGGCCGGCATTCTGGAGCAGAGCGAGTTTGTCCGCACGGTCGCCGACGAGTTCTGCAACCGGGAGAACTGGCTCTTCCTCGGCCGCGGGTACAACTACCCGATCGCGCTGGAGGGCGCGCTGAAGCTGAAGGAAATCAGCTACATCCACGCCGAAGGCATGCCCGCCGCCGAGATGAAGCACGGCCCAATCGCGTTGATCTCTCAGGGCATGCCCGTTGTCTTTATCGCGACGCGCAACAGCCAATACGAGAAGGTCGTCAGTAACATCGAAGAAGTCCGCGCCCGCGGCGGCCGCATCATCGCCGTCGCGACGGAAGGTGACACCAACATCGAGCGCTACAGCGACCACGTCATCCGCGTCCCCGACGTTCCCGAGTGCCTCCAGCCACTCCTGACGGTCGTGCCCTTGCAGCTGCTCGCCTACCACGCCGCCGTCCTCCGCGGCTGCAACGTCGACAAGCCGAGGAACCTGGCAAAAAGCGTGACAGTCGAGTAGTCCGGTCGCCGGTACATCGTTTGCCGGCAAGGGTGAACCGATGATCCACGACACCCGCGTTCGACAGCTCAACGACCAGCCCGTGCGAGACGCGGCCGATAGCAAGTGGGTGCTGTACTGGATGCAGGCAGCACAGCGGACGCGGTGCAACCACGCGTTGGAGTTCGCCATCGAACGGGCGAACGAGTTGG includes the following:
- the glmS gene encoding glutamine--fructose-6-phosphate transaminase (isomerizing), whose product is MCGIVAYVGRKIAQPVLVEGLKRLEYRGYDSAGVAVVGSDGSLHLRRSVGRISMLEAEIDRQAESGSTLPENARVGMAHTRWATHGAATQHNAHPHTDNRGHIALVHNGIIENYAALKKFLTEKGHTFQSETDTEVLAVLVGHVYDELKAETGDAASGGDNSLLRRALQAALGEIDGTYGLAAVCGDEPDTLVVARKGSPLIIGVGTDEYVVASDAAAIVEHTSQVIYLNDNEMALLKPGSFKTFTIDDVPISPVIEQLETSITEYELGEYPHYMLKEIFEQPESVRNCLRGRLDEREGRIILGGLASHARQMARAKRFILTGQGTAWHAGLVGDYLMEDLAKVVTECTYASEFRYRNPLVEDDTVVVAISQSGETADTLSALREAQVKGATAMGIVNAVGSTIARETDCGVYLHAGPEIGVASTKAFTTQCAVLTMMSLFLGRRRFMGQDECASLIKDLNKIPDQMAGILEQSEFVRTVADEFCNRENWLFLGRGYNYPIALEGALKLKEISYIHAEGMPAAEMKHGPIALISQGMPVVFIATRNSQYEKVVSNIEEVRARGGRIIAVATEGDTNIERYSDHVIRVPDVPECLQPLLTVVPLQLLAYHAAVLRGCNVDKPRNLAKSVTVE